Proteins found in one Amphiura filiformis chromosome 14, Afil_fr2py, whole genome shotgun sequence genomic segment:
- the LOC140169336 gene encoding uncharacterized protein, with protein sequence MTVKLTASKVQEIIDICIDAKAQKYLKIRQVAKVIGKLVAAMPAVQYGQLHYRQLEIEKTMALRNNRGNFNNSMKLSNEAKEELDWWINMVSSSCRSINQGKADLELETDASGLGWSSTDGNEQIGGVLNVIADDKSRNFDDHTEWMLNKDMFKQVCDHFGTPEIDIFASRLNAQLPRYVSWKPDPGAEGIFCNHQLRTGLRLRYFVVVYRSPSTSSPVARSVSAVVWRSIVWQSYISAGVPEKALPIIMSSWRESTRKQYAVHIRHWLDFCCREQCNPVQADVTYILTFLTEIHENFNLGYSALNTAQNALSSFILSPNGQSVGNHSLVKRFMKGIFNLQPPQPRYTHIWDVRVVLNVLRKLSPVETLGLRDLTYKLSMLIALTSTQRIETLHKLQIADLKMTDNSACFHVKELVKQSRPGHVGTIVRLSAYPPDRRLCVFKYLQHYLNKTKDLRKSGESHLFISFRRPYARVSKDTISRWIRTVMELAEVDTTKYKPHSTRAASTSTLNNSTVPESQILNAAGWAREETFRKLYNKPVEQNMDGVSSAILDTLNT encoded by the exons ATGACAGTGAAGCTCACAGCCTCAAAAGTTCAAGAAATTATTGACATTTGCATTGACGCTAAggctcaaaaatatcttaaaattaggCAGGTAGCCAAAGTTATTGGAAAACTAGTTGCAGCCATGCCTGCCGTCCAGTATGGTCAACTGCATTATCGCCAACTTGAAATAGAGAAGACTATGGCATTGCGTAATAATAGAGGAAATTTCAATAACTCTATGAAGCTATCCAATGAAGCCAAAGAAGAGCTGGATTGGTGGATAAACATGGTCAGTAGCTCTTGCAGGTCTATAAATCAGGGGAAAGCTGACCTTGAACTTGAAACTGATGCCTCTGGATTAGGATGGAGCAGTACAGATGGAAATGAACAAATAGGAG GTGTTCTGAATGTTATTGCAGATGACAAATCACGAAACTTTGATGATCACACGGAGTGGATGTTGAATAAGGACATGTTTAAGCAAGTTTGTGACCACTTTGGGACACCAGAAATAGACATTTTTGCTTCTAGACTTAATGCTCAACTGCCTAGATATGTATCCTGGAAGCCAGATCCAGGTGCTGAAGGAATCTTCTGCAACCACCAACTAAGAACTGGTCTACG TTTAAGATATTTTGTTGTCGTCTACAGATCTCCATCAACCAGCTCTCCGGTTGCTCGTTCTGTTTCTGCTGTTGTTTGGAGATCT ATTGTCTGGCAATCGTACATCAGTGCTGGAGTACCGGAGAAAGCATTGCCAATTATTATGTCTTCGTGGAGAGAATCTACGCGGAAACAATATGCTGTCCATATTAGACACTGGTTGGACTTTTGTTGTCGAGAACAGTGTAATCCAGTGCAAGCGGATGTGACTTATATTTTAACCTTTCTAACAGAAATTCATGAAAACTTTAACTTGGGTTATAGTGCCTTGAACACAGCACAAAATGCACTGTCTTCTTTCATTTTATCACCAAATGGACAATCAGTGGGTAATCATTCACTCGTCAAGCGTTTTATGAAGGGCATCTTTAATTTGCAACCACCGCAACCACGCTACACACATATTTGGGACGTTAGAGTAGTCCTAAATGTTTTACGCAAACTCTCTCCTGTAGAAACCCTTGGATTGAGAGATTTGACTTACAAGCTGAGCATGCTGATAGCATTAACTAGCACCCAAAGAATTGAAACTTTACACAAATTGCAGATTGCTGATCTGAAAATGACTGATAATTCTGCTTGTTTTCATGTGAAAGAATTAGTCAAGCAGAGCAGGCCAGGTCATGTTGGGACCATTGTACGACTTTCAGCATACCCACCTGACAGACGCCTATGTGTGTTCAAGTATCTTCAGCACTATCTGAACAAAACAAAGGATCTTCGAAAATCTGGAGAAAGCCACTTATTTATCAGCTTTAGACGTCCATATGCTAGGGTGTCTAAAGACACCATATCCCGGTGGATTCGAACTGTCATGGAATTAGCTGAAGTGGACACGACCAAGTATAAGCCGCATTCCACAAGAGCTGCTTCAACTTCAACGCTAAACAATTCTACAGTGCCAGAATCACAGATTTTGAATGCTGCAGGCTGGGCACGAGAGGAAACTTTTCGCAAATTATATAACAAGCCTGTTGAGCAGAACATGGATGGCGTGTCTTCTGCAATATTGGACACTTTGAATACTTGA